One segment of Brassica napus cultivar Da-Ae chromosome C3, Da-Ae, whole genome shotgun sequence DNA contains the following:
- the LOC125583722 gene encoding uncharacterized protein LOC125583722, translated as MDNKSATAAEADPSVIEATTHLEEVNREPKDVLEKHKKDMAEKKISDVMEILQGVADRLQKMEEKMDSRLQKMEEKVDLLISSFSVKAEADNMSIDQFSFGQESGERYSNDRFGRFSDGPGQEPYNRFLFGPGPGQETYDGFGRVFDGRGRGQETDDRFGCFFDGPGRGQETDDRFGRFFNGRGRALNVGGRLRGGRCGGQGYCGAC; from the coding sequence ATGGACAATAAGTCTGCCACCGCTGCTGAAGCAGATCCTTCTGTGATCGAAGCCACAACGCATCTAGAGGAAGTTAACAGAGAGCCGAAAGATGTTTTGGAGAAACATAAGAAAGACATGGCTGAGAAGAAAATATCTGATGTGATGGAGATATTGCAAGGAGTGGCTGATCGTCTTCAGAAGATGGAAGAAAAGATGGATAGTCGTCTTCAAAAGATGGAAGAAAAGGTGGATTTGTTGATCTCATCGTTTAGTGTAAAAGCGGAGGCAGATAACATGTCTATCGATCAATTCTCTTTTGGCCAGGAATCTGGTGAAAGGTATAGTAATGACCGTTTTGGTCGTTTTTCAGATGGTCCTGGTCAGGAGCCTTATAATCGGTTTTTATTTGGTCCTGGTCCTGGTCAGGAGACCTATGACGGTTTTGGTCGTGTTTTCgatggtcgtggtcgtggtcaGGAGACCGATGACCGTTTTGGTTGTTTTTTCGATGGTCCTGGTCGTGGTCAGGAAACCGATGACCGTTTTGGTCGTTTCTTCAACGGACGTGGCCGTGCTCTTAATGTTGGTGGTCGTTTAAGAGGTGGTCGTTGTGGCGGTCAAGGCTACTGTGGCGCTTGTTGA